In Ipomoea triloba cultivar NCNSP0323 chromosome 7, ASM357664v1, a single genomic region encodes these proteins:
- the LOC116026075 gene encoding HVA22-like protein c, producing the protein MGGSSDNNVLAVLAKNIDVLALPLVSLAYPLYASIGAIETKSRADDRQWLTYWVLYSLITLFELTFWKALEWFPIWSYAKLGAICWLVLPHFNGAAYVYENFIRPFYRNPQVKIWYVPRKKDVFSKPDDVLTAAEKYIEQNGPEAFERLIAKADRESRARRSNYMIFDDDYRY; encoded by the exons ATGGGGGGTTCATCTGACAACAATGTTCTTGCTGTGCTTGCCAAGAACATTGATGTTCTTGCACT GCCTCTGGTGTCACTTGCTTATCCACT GTATGCGTCTATTGGGGCGATAGAGACAAAGTCTCGAGCAGATGATCGGCAATGGCTGACATATTGGGTTCTCTACTCGTTGATTACACTCTTTGAGCTTACGTTTTGGAAGGCCCTTGAATG GTTTCCTATCTGGTCCTATGCAAAGTTGGGTGCAATATGCTGGTTGGTTCTGCCTCACTTCAACGGAGCAGCATATGTGTACGAGAATTTCATCAGACCATTCTACAGAAACCCGCAGGTTAAAATCTGGTATGTTCCTAGGAAGAAGGATGTTTTTAGCAAGCCGGACGACGTGTTGACGGCGGCCGAGAAATATATTGAACAGAATGGACCGGAGGCGTTTGAAAGGCTCATAGCTAAGGCGGACAGGGAATCAAGAGCTAGGAGAAGTAACTACATGATATTTGATGATGATTATCGATATTGA